From a region of the Wolbachia endosymbiont (group B) of Gerris lacustris genome:
- a CDS encoding phage major tail tube protein has translation MLPKILKNFNVLVDGRGYAGRIDEITLPKLTIKTEEYRAGGMDIPISIDMGMEKLEADFIFAEYDSELFRLFGLIDGNSVALTLRGGMQGSSSNDIEAVIINLRGIFKEFDFGSWKPAEKGTLKCTVAAHYYKLTISGKELIEIDAENMIRRINGVDQMALLQTILGI, from the coding sequence ATGTTGCCAAAAATCTTAAAGAATTTTAATGTGTTAGTTGATGGTCGTGGTTATGCTGGCCGCATCGATGAGATCACTCTGCCAAAACTTACCATTAAAACAGAGGAATATAGAGCTGGTGGTATGGATATTCCAATAAGTATAGACATGGGAATGGAAAAACTGGAAGCAGACTTTATTTTTGCTGAGTATGACTCTGAGCTCTTTAGACTCTTTGGTTTAATAGATGGAAATTCAGTAGCTTTGACTCTTCGTGGTGGAATGCAAGGTAGTAGTAGCAATGATATTGAAGCAGTAATAATCAATTTAAGAGGCATTTTTAAAGAGTTTGACTTTGGTAGCTGGAAGCCTGCTGAGAAAGGAACTCTCAAATGTACAGTAGCCGCTCATTATTATAAGCTCACCATATCTGGTAAGGAACTCATTGAAATTGATGCTGAAAACATGATTCGGAGAATTAACGGTGTTGACCAAATGGCCTTACTGCAAACAATTTTAGGCATTTAA
- a CDS encoding transposase has protein sequence MICYLPELGTIKHKEISSLSGVAPFNRDSGFSKGKRCIQGGRAQIRKVLHMCILTAREWNSYIKTFFDRLYDQYKKPYKVASTAAMRKLLILANSLARDGRIFTKEYSPKSA, from the coding sequence ATGATTTGTTATCTACCAGAACTAGGAACTATCAAACATAAAGAAATATCTAGCCTTTCCGGAGTCGCACCTTTTAATCGAGATAGTGGTTTTAGTAAAGGGAAAAGGTGTATTCAGGGTGGTAGAGCACAAATTAGAAAAGTTTTACATATGTGCATCCTTACTGCTCGTGAGTGGAATTCTTACATAAAAACTTTTTTTGATAGGTTATACGATCAATATAAAAAACCATATAAAGTTGCTTCCACTGCTGCAATGAGAAAATTGCTTATTCTTGCTAACTCTTTAGCAAGAGATGGCAGGATTTTCACTAAGGAATACAGCCCTAAATCTGCTTAA
- a CDS encoding ankyrin repeat domain-containing protein, which translates to MAKIVLNSIFILGGYMLSQKQLNAQLINAAKKGELDFVQQAIQGGAIINATDHYGRTALIWAANNDQLKIVQYLIEEGANVNAEYAGNITALIHAAARGHLQVIQLLRACS; encoded by the coding sequence ATGGCTAAAATAGTTTTAAATAGTATATTTATTTTAGGAGGGTATATGCTATCACAAAAGCAGCTAAATGCGCAGCTAATTAATGCTGCTAAAAAAGGCGAGCTAGATTTTGTTCAGCAAGCTATACAGGGTGGAGCAATTATTAATGCAACAGATCACTATGGAAGAACAGCTCTAATATGGGCTGCTAACAATGATCAACTAAAGATAGTACAATACTTGATAGAAGAGGGAGCAAATGTTAATGCGGAGTATGCGGGAAACATAACTGCTCTAATTCATGCTGCTGCCCGTGGTCATCTTCAGGTAATACAACTTCTAAGAGCCTGTTCATAA
- a CDS encoding IS5 family transposase (programmed frameshift) — MRSVYPSDISRERFEIILPDLESCRKKTKPRKLDLYELFCGVLYVLKSGCQWRMLPKEFPKWRNCYDYFKRWSKKPNEDRESVLEIVLKKLVGEVRFNSGRNTKTSFCIIDAQSVKNTDIAEEKGYDAGKKISGIKRHIAVDTQGLPHAIYITTANIGDRTAAVEMICNARKNLSEVQNILVDAGYTGENFATQIKTTIGATVEVIKRSELHTFVVLPKRWVVERSFAWLEKCRRLWKNCERKLNTRLQMVVLAFTALLLKRL; from the exons ATGAGGAGTGTATACCCAAGTGATATAAGTCGGGAAAGATTTGAGATTATATTACCAGATCTAGAATCCTGTAGAAAAAAAACAAAACCAAGAAAACTGGATTTATATGAGTTATTTTGCGGTGTACTTTATGTGCTAAAAAGTGGCTGTCAGTGGCGAATGCTACCAAAAGAGTTTCCAAAATGGCGCAATTGTTACGATTACTTCAAGAGATGGAGTAAAAAACCGAATGAAGATAGAGAAAGTGTTCTAGAAATTGTCTTA AAAAAATTAGTTGGAGAGGTTCGTTTCAACAGTGGTCGGAATACAAAAACAAGCTTCTGCATCATTGATGCTCAAAGTGTAAAAAACACCGATATTGCTGAAGAAAAAGGTTATGATGCCGGCAAGAAAATTTCAGGAATAAAGCGTCATATTGCAGTAGATACGCAAGGTTTGCCACATGCAATTTATATTACTACAGCTAATATCGGAGATCGTACTGCTGCTGTAGAGATGATTTGTAACGCAAGAAAAAATCTTTCCGAAGTTCAAAATATACTAGTTGATGCAGGTTATACAGGAGAAAATTTTGCAACTCAAATAAAAACGACTATTGGTGCAACCGTTGAAGTAATAAAACGAAGTGAATTACATACCTTTGTTGTATTGCCAAAAAGGTGGGTTGTAGAGCGTTCTTTTGCTTGGCTGGAAAAGTGTAGACGGTTATGGAAAAATTGCGAGCGTAAACTCAATACTAGACTACAAATGGTCGTTCTAGCTTTTACTGCCTTGCTCCTCAAAAGATTATGA
- a CDS encoding WPE palindromic element domain-containing protein: MGKVFTINVDASFFDILVQHIFSEYERKEIPQIKIILPCKRDVIALLSAFKNYNAKKCIILPEIVSLENIDEEDLILNLDRVKVINPTKRTLLLIQFILEWNRKNNDNFPIDLAYSLPSLLQSTQTMNCYQFDEHSKKIENFISLLIESWNKILKDLGVVNILEHKSDYINNMIISLQKDQHIIFVGIGKDKSLIKAIYDLPFGKIILPNLNLKMKEKDWQSLDKKHYQYCLKDLLDYLSIGREDVSFLPEACSDVIPVPRHWDPENLTLNERTRWLYNRNWIPVSSTGMTPSTTQITCKLQCSYTKNQRAGMTGSPELDYVFDTTADLSKVSNGYIGNIEVITCDSREEEAQVTSLIVENEGYENVSLVVFDKLLAARIACLSRQHSAIPENYPYITLLLYSIEVLTSNWSSVSLLSLLKHRLVTFDYTQEEYSQILSEFEIEILRNFSTNGLKDIINAINAHKKLKYKEDILIVINRLEAILNLLLNSINCPISDVVATHLQCVNVLSNVNFLELNGEIGNFTRDFLNACDGIAIECSLELYSQILILFLKGKFFSPENNFDKFSLYQNKVVILAGFNDIPNFQNPFLNALNREKFNLPSVQEEQGYFLYTLRNLFGAGKVYITRLMSDRKSILLHRLEVLLQRPKYPYRDWLRILNTPECIVPCTQPMPKPKTEVRQAKMQVMSCSAIEKLIRNPYSFYVEYILGLRQLKDLNFKPSILEFGTMVHNILARYLRNKKSPMSIARKAFSTSQFNFSNMWWVRLQRIIQSFVEFDETRSNYVELEKSFSCPIFPIGVIPACDDGIYISCDQYETAWMTNRDLIPQEILLTARCDRVEYLPSGQVAIIDYKLGSPPSNEEVMSGFFPQLILQTLAVEHITKREVSELAYWKLDYNKIKVVALKDYRQKMHEFQNILPDFLSNYLRDTTPFIASPYFDKFLRFNSYKQLERIGEWL, from the coding sequence ATGGGAAAAGTTTTTACCATTAACGTAGATGCATCCTTTTTCGATATTCTAGTTCAGCATATATTTTCTGAATATGAAAGAAAAGAAATTCCTCAAATAAAGATCATACTTCCATGCAAGAGGGATGTAATAGCGCTGCTGAGTGCGTTCAAGAATTATAACGCTAAAAAATGCATAATTTTGCCAGAGATAGTTTCACTGGAAAACATTGATGAAGAGGATTTAATATTAAATCTTGATAGAGTTAAAGTTATCAATCCAACAAAGAGGACGCTGCTACTCATTCAATTCATATTGGAGTGGAATAGAAAAAATAATGATAATTTCCCAATTGATTTAGCTTATAGCCTGCCATCATTGCTTCAATCTACCCAAACAATGAATTGTTATCAATTCGATGAACATTCAAAAAAAATAGAGAATTTCATAAGCTTACTCATTGAGAGTTGGAATAAAATTTTAAAAGATTTAGGAGTAGTAAATATATTAGAACATAAGAGTGATTACATAAACAATATGATAATCTCTTTACAAAAAGACCAACATATAATCTTTGTTGGAATTGGAAAGGATAAATCGTTAATTAAGGCTATATATGACCTGCCGTTTGGAAAAATAATTTTGCCTAATCTGAATTTGAAAATGAAAGAGAAAGATTGGCAATCACTTGATAAAAAACATTATCAATATTGCCTGAAAGATCTGCTCGATTATTTAAGTATAGGCAGAGAGGATGTAAGTTTTCTGCCAGAAGCATGTTCTGATGTCATCCCAGTGCCCAGACACTGGGATCCAGAAAACTTAACTTTAAATGAGCGCACCAGGTGGCTGTACAATAGAAACTGGATTCCAGTGTCAAGCACTGGAATGACACCATCTACTACTCAAATTACCTGCAAATTACAATGTTCGTACACTAAAAATCAGAGGGCTGGGATGACAGGCAGTCCTGAGCTAGATTATGTCTTTGATACAACTGCCGATCTAAGCAAAGTTAGTAATGGATATATTGGCAATATTGAAGTCATCACTTGTGATTCCAGAGAGGAAGAAGCACAAGTGACATCATTAATTGTAGAAAATGAAGGTTATGAAAACGTTTCTTTGGTTGTCTTTGATAAATTACTTGCAGCTCGTATAGCATGTTTATCAAGGCAACACAGTGCCATACCGGAAAATTATCCTTATATAACACTCCTACTTTATAGTATCGAAGTTTTGACCTCAAATTGGAGCAGTGTGTCATTACTTTCGCTCCTTAAACATAGGCTAGTGACTTTTGATTACACTCAAGAAGAGTACTCTCAGATTTTATCTGAATTTGAAATAGAGATATTACGCAACTTTAGTACAAATGGCCTTAAAGATATTATAAATGCTATCAATGCCCATAAAAAGCTAAAATATAAAGAGGATATATTAATTGTTATCAATAGGTTAGAGGCTATACTTAATCTTTTACTTAACTCTATAAATTGCCCTATTTCTGATGTGGTGGCAACTCATTTGCAGTGTGTTAATGTGCTTTCTAATGTGAATTTTTTAGAGCTAAATGGTGAAATAGGTAATTTTACTCGTGATTTCTTAAATGCATGTGACGGTATAGCAATTGAGTGTTCCTTAGAGTTATATAGTCAAATCCTGATATTATTTTTAAAAGGGAAGTTTTTTTCTCCAGAAAATAACTTTGATAAATTTAGCTTATATCAAAATAAAGTTGTAATACTTGCTGGATTTAATGATATACCAAATTTTCAGAATCCGTTTTTGAATGCACTGAATAGAGAAAAATTCAATCTTCCTTCTGTGCAAGAAGAGCAAGGGTACTTTTTGTATACTTTGCGCAATTTATTTGGTGCCGGCAAGGTTTATATTACGAGGCTAATGAGTGATAGAAAATCAATTCTACTGCACCGTTTAGAGGTTCTGTTACAAAGACCAAAATATCCTTACCGCGATTGGCTAAGAATATTAAATACACCTGAGTGTATTGTTCCATGTACTCAGCCTATGCCAAAACCTAAAACTGAAGTGAGGCAAGCAAAAATGCAAGTGATGTCTTGCAGTGCAATAGAAAAGCTAATTCGTAATCCTTATTCGTTTTACGTTGAATATATACTGGGCCTTAGACAGTTGAAAGACTTAAATTTTAAGCCATCGATATTGGAGTTTGGTACTATGGTGCACAACATTCTTGCAAGATATTTACGCAACAAAAAGTCGCCAATGAGCATTGCACGAAAAGCATTCTCGACTAGTCAGTTTAATTTTTCAAATATGTGGTGGGTAAGACTGCAAAGAATAATTCAATCTTTTGTCGAATTTGATGAAACTCGAAGCAACTATGTTGAGTTGGAAAAGAGCTTTTCCTGTCCGATATTCCCTATTGGTGTCATTCCAGCGTGTGACGATGGAATCTATATTTCTTGTGATCAGTATGAAACTGCTTGGATGACAAATAGAGATCTTATCCCTCAAGAAATCTTACTGACAGCAAGATGTGATAGAGTTGAGTATCTACCAAGTGGGCAAGTAGCAATTATAGACTATAAACTTGGTTCACCACCTTCCAATGAGGAAGTTATGTCAGGATTTTTTCCGCAATTAATTTTACAAACTTTAGCGGTAGAACATATAACAAAAAGAGAAGTTTCAGAGCTTGCTTATTGGAAACTTGATTATAATAAAATAAAGGTTGTTGCTTTGAAAGATTATAGACAAAAAATGCATGAATTTCAAAATATTCTACCAGATTTCTTATCTAATTATTTAAGAGATACTACTCCCTTCATTGCCTCTCCTTATTTTGATAAATTCCTGAGATTTAACAGCTACAAACAACTAGAAAGGATAGGGGAGTGGTTATAA
- a CDS encoding IS630 family transposase (programmed frameshift) has product MALRSKLLDEKVVESAKEMLKKVRNNAYVAKKLNAVIAAKKHSITAVAKICCISRKAITTWIKHIKFGREEKLFSPPQRRRKTILNQSQLEQIEVWIEENPNITIREMRIRIQERFGLNISKSTIHRNMQRMKFSYITPRPVHSGQDKNKQEEFKKNLNETIVMHSEKELFFFDESRFGTHSKVGHGWFKKGSRTQVKVKLGRENFYLYSAVNPRNGENFSLFAPNVNTACINIFLEQMSQYLGIRKAFLVMDCASWHKSKSLKIPKNIEIIYLPPYSPDLNPVERFWLYIKQNILRNKIYDTIVLLESALCKFITSLSPSTVKQLCNASYLVH; this is encoded by the exons ATGGCATTAAGATCAAAATTATTGGATGAAAAAGTGGTGGAATCAGCAAAAGAGATGCTGAAGAAAGTAAGAAATAATGCGTATGTTGCAAAAAAACTAAATGCTGTAATTGCAGCAAAAAAGCACAGTATAACAGCTGTAGCAAAAATATGTTGCATTTCGAGAAAGGCAATTACTACATGGATAAAGCACATAAAATTTGGAAGAGAAGAAAAATTATTTTCTCCACCTCAACGCCGTAGAAAAACTATATTGAACCAAAGTCAACTTGAACAAATTGAGGTGTGGATAGAGGAAAACCCCAATATTACTATTAGAGAAATGAGAATAAGAATCCAAGAAAGATTTGGTTTGAATATCAGCAAATCCACAATACATCGTAATATGCAAAGAATGAAATTCTCATATATCACACCAAGACCAGTTCATAGTGGACAGGATAAAAATAAGCAAGAGGAGTTT AAAAAAAACCTCAATGAAACTATTGTCATGCATTCTGAAAAAGAGCTATTTTTCTTCGATGAATCACGGTTTGGTACACATTCAAAAGTTGGACATGGGTGGTTTAAAAAAGGCAGTAGGACACAGGTTAAGGTAAAATTAGGTAGGGAAAATTTTTATCTCTATAGTGCAGTTAATCCCAGAAATGGAGAGAATTTTAGCTTATTTGCACCAAACGTCAACACTGCTTGTATAAATATATTCCTTGAACAGATGTCGCAATATTTAGGAATACGAAAGGCTTTTCTCGTGATGGATTGCGCTAGTTGGCATAAGTCAAAAAGTTTAAAGATACCTAAAAATATCGAAATTATATACCTACCACCATACTCACCTGACCTCAATCCTGTTGAGAGGTTTTGGTTATATATAAAACAGAACATTTTGCGCAATAAAATCTACGATACAATTGTTCTGCTTGAGAGCGCTTTGTGTAAATTTATTACCTCTCTTTCCCCTTCCACGGTTAAACAACTCTGCAATGCTTCTTATTTGGTTCATTAA
- the fumC gene encoding class II fumarate hydratase: protein MDKKVRIESDSLGKVEVPSEHYWGAQTQRSLENFKIGTERMPEPMIKALAIVKLAAARVNMKQGSIENRVGDAICAAAKEIIDGKFDNEFPLVVWQTGSGTQTNMNMNEVVSNRAIEILGGDLGSKSPVHPNDHVNCGQSSNDTFPTVMHIAVAEQIDRLLIPNLEELYKALNNKVHEFKDIIKVGRTHLQDATPLTLGQEFSGYTVQIQKGIERVKSTLINVYELAQGGTAVGTGINTKKGFAEDFAKEVAKITDFPFISAKNKFEALAANDALVELSGALNTVAVSLMKIANDIRLLGSGPRCGIGEIILPENEPGSSIMPGKVNPTQCEAVTMVCAQVMGNHVAVTIGGSNGHFELNVFKPVIIYNVLQSIRLLADASLNFAEKCVVDIKANEERIKDLLNQSLMLVTILNTHIGYDNSAKIAKLAYKENITLKEAAIKLQLLTEQEFERIVKPEEMVG, encoded by the coding sequence ATGGATAAAAAAGTTAGAATAGAATCAGATAGCTTAGGAAAAGTAGAAGTACCAAGTGAACATTACTGGGGAGCGCAGACTCAACGCTCTTTGGAAAATTTTAAAATTGGTACAGAAAGAATGCCAGAGCCCATGATTAAAGCGCTAGCAATAGTAAAACTTGCAGCAGCACGTGTTAACATGAAGCAAGGTAGCATAGAGAATAGGGTGGGGGACGCAATCTGCGCAGCTGCAAAGGAAATAATAGACGGTAAATTTGATAACGAATTCCCCCTTGTTGTGTGGCAAACCGGGTCTGGAACGCAGACTAATATGAATATGAATGAAGTGGTCAGCAATCGTGCAATAGAAATTTTGGGCGGTGATTTAGGTAGTAAGTCTCCAGTGCATCCAAATGATCATGTAAACTGTGGTCAATCATCAAATGACACTTTTCCAACAGTAATGCATATAGCAGTAGCAGAACAAATAGACCGCTTGCTTATTCCCAATCTTGAAGAATTATATAAAGCCCTAAATAATAAGGTTCATGAATTTAAAGATATAATAAAAGTAGGGCGTACTCATCTGCAAGATGCAACGCCTCTAACACTTGGGCAGGAATTTTCTGGATATACAGTTCAGATTCAAAAGGGAATAGAGAGAGTAAAGTCAACTCTGATCAATGTATATGAACTTGCACAAGGTGGCACCGCGGTTGGCACGGGAATCAATACTAAAAAGGGTTTTGCTGAGGATTTTGCTAAAGAAGTGGCAAAAATCACTGATTTTCCATTTATTTCAGCAAAAAATAAGTTTGAAGCACTAGCAGCAAATGATGCTTTAGTTGAGCTCAGTGGAGCACTCAATACAGTAGCAGTAAGCTTGATGAAAATTGCAAATGATATAAGGTTACTTGGTTCTGGTCCAAGATGCGGAATTGGAGAAATAATATTACCAGAAAATGAGCCTGGCTCTTCAATCATGCCAGGTAAGGTGAATCCAACTCAATGTGAAGCAGTAACTATGGTATGTGCTCAGGTTATGGGAAATCATGTTGCCGTGACAATTGGTGGCTCAAATGGTCACTTTGAATTGAATGTGTTTAAGCCGGTGATAATTTACAATGTTTTGCAGTCTATAAGACTTTTAGCTGATGCAAGTTTAAATTTTGCAGAGAAATGCGTAGTTGATATTAAAGCAAACGAAGAAAGAATAAAGGATTTACTGAATCAGTCATTAATGTTGGTCACTATATTAAATACGCATATAGGGTACGACAATTCAGCAAAAATAGCTAAACTTGCTTATAAAGAGAACATCACTCTAAAAGAAGCAGCGATAAAACTGCAGCTACTCACTGAGCAAGAATTTGAAAGGATAGTGAAACCAGAGGAGATGGTAGGTTAA
- a CDS encoding ankyrin repeat domain-containing protein, with amino-acid sequence MTRKDQFPALTHAIINGHTEVAKLLTRYHLIANLDMSIPRLPDPTLIPELSSYWYDYKDELNKMKEEDSDLYNFLVSQSIDEQVRIWTERETIQNISQDRSTIEYSIYAEDLTSKIESVIFFLNNKEIIDSLSQYYEVRIQTIDQVKSLLDRFTREHVEFEVEIVPAQLNFNTKELQPPKLKTLSFAQMMKNHAGLFSAAKNGQLETVRYLIEKQKEDIDATDHYGRTALMWAAGSGYLEVVKYLIETAKANVNVKDNYEDTALNYSTRNGHLDVKEYLKSHIQKELRKKYVCIGVSGTIGYVAGMTISCSAGAAIAVCAASATVGLALGAMFDYVIVEVKKEKANTDIASALENVFTTKALSGIAL; translated from the coding sequence GTGACACGTAAAGATCAATTCCCTGCTCTAACACATGCTATTATAAATGGCCATACGGAAGTGGCAAAGCTTCTAACTAGATATCATTTAATAGCTAATCTTGATATGTCAATTCCTCGCTTGCCTGATCCTACTTTGATACCAGAGTTATCATCTTATTGGTATGACTATAAGGATGAGCTCAATAAAATGAAGGAAGAAGATAGTGATTTATATAATTTTCTTGTAAGTCAGAGCATTGATGAACAGGTAAGAATCTGGACAGAGCGTGAGACAATACAAAATATTTCACAAGATAGATCGACTATAGAATATTCAATCTATGCTGAAGATTTAACAAGTAAAATAGAATCGGTGATATTTTTTCTTAACAATAAGGAAATAATCGATTCTTTATCGCAGTATTATGAGGTAAGAATTCAAACAATTGATCAGGTAAAAAGCCTACTTGATCGTTTCACAAGAGAACATGTAGAGTTTGAAGTAGAAATTGTTCCAGCACAATTAAACTTTAATACTAAAGAGTTACAACCCCCTAAACTAAAAACATTATCATTTGCACAAATGATGAAAAATCATGCAGGATTATTTTCAGCTGCCAAAAATGGTCAATTAGAAACAGTAAGATACCTGATAGAAAAACAGAAAGAGGATATTGATGCAACAGATCACTATGGCAGAACTGCTCTAATGTGGGCTGCTGGAAGTGGCTATTTAGAGGTAGTAAAGTACCTGATAGAAACAGCAAAAGCAAATGTTAATGTGAAAGATAACTATGAGGACACTGCTCTGAATTATTCTACTAGAAACGGTCATTTAGATGTAAAAGAATATCTGAAAAGTCATATACAAAAAGAGCTAAGGAAGAAATACGTCTGCATTGGTGTGAGTGGTACAATAGGTTATGTTGCAGGTATGACAATATCATGTTCTGCCGGAGCAGCGATTGCAGTTTGTGCAGCATCAGCGACCGTTGGTCTAGCGTTAGGTGCAATGTTTGATTATGTGATTGTAGAAGTAAAAAAAGAGAAAGCAAATACAGATATAGCTTCTGCGCTTGAAAATGTTTTCACTACTAAAGCTCTAAGTGGAATAGCCTTATAG
- a CDS encoding IS110 family transposase, with translation MSSSNIISGIDVSKSKLDIHIHPLGHHKVFENNIQAIDQIIDFLRLHNVIKVGLEATGGYEKLCAYTLLSHGFEVYVIQPRWVRDYAKSLGIATKTDKIDCSIISRYISNTDMRVTPLKVSNSNVDCLRQKLSRRNQLVEIAKIQKIQAHQVTDISIIKQMEELLVVLQNQIQSLEDQMIELVDQSQELKKNTYQ, from the coding sequence ATGAGTTCATCAAATATTATTTCTGGCATTGATGTTAGCAAAAGCAAACTAGATATCCACATTCATCCACTTGGACATCATAAAGTATTTGAAAATAACATTCAAGCTATTGATCAAATAATCGACTTTTTGCGGTTACATAATGTAATCAAAGTTGGACTTGAAGCAACTGGTGGGTACGAAAAATTATGCGCTTATACTTTACTAAGCCATGGTTTCGAAGTATACGTCATTCAACCTAGATGGGTTAGAGATTATGCAAAAAGCCTTGGCATTGCCACTAAAACTGACAAGATAGACTGTAGCATCATCTCACGTTATATTAGTAATACAGATATGCGTGTTACTCCTTTAAAAGTTAGTAATAGTAATGTTGACTGTTTGAGGCAAAAATTATCTCGCAGAAATCAACTAGTAGAAATAGCAAAAATACAAAAAATCCAAGCTCATCAGGTAACTGATATATCCATAATCAAACAAATGGAAGAGCTACTTGTTGTTTTGCAAAATCAAATCCAATCTTTAGAAGATCAGATGATAGAATTGGTTGATCAAAGTCAAGAGCTTAAAAAAAATACATATCAATAA